A single window of Nicotiana sylvestris chromosome 5, ASM39365v2, whole genome shotgun sequence DNA harbors:
- the LOC104223163 gene encoding RING-H2 finger protein ATL78-like: MAPPPAAEISHDATDLLLGNNNTFDANAIMVLAVLVFAFICSLVLNSIIKCALRCSSLASALDSSSNHRNPSATKLANTGIKKKALNTFPIVTYTTELKHAGLDSECVICLSEFGIGEKVKVLPKCNHGFHVKCIDKWLNSHSSCPTCRHCLIETCQKIINGGSSTIVTNSSTSSAAVQEIVIRIEPLQREGVTSNNQI; encoded by the coding sequence ATGGCGCCGCCTCCTGCAGCCGAAATCAGCCACGACGCGACAGATCTACTACTTGGGAACAACAACACATTTGATGCAAATGCTATTATGGTCTTGGCCGTACTTGTATTTGCCTTTATCTGTTCACTTGTCTTGAATTCTATCATAAAGTGTGCATTAAGGTGCTCCAGCCTAGCATCAGCGCTAGACTCATCCTCAAACCATAGAAACCCTTCAGCCACAAAGCTAGCTAATACAGGAATCAAGAAAAAAGCCCTCAACACATTCCCGATTGTAACATATACCACTGAATTGAAACATGCAGGGCTTGACTCTGAGTGTGTCATTTGCTTATCCGAATTTGGAATTGGAGAAAAAGTTAAGGTTCTGCCTAAGTGCAATCATGGGTTCCACGTCAAGTGTATTGATAAATGGCTGAATTCCCACTCTTCTTGTCCTACTTGTAGGCACTGCCTTATTGAGACTTGCCAAAAAATTATTAACGGCGGGAGTTCTACTATAGTAACTAATAGTAGTACTTCATCAGCAGCAGTTCAAGAAATCGTAATAAGGATTGAGCCTCTCCAACGTGAAGGTGTTACATCTAACAATCAAATTTAG